A genome region from Thermogemmata fonticola includes the following:
- a CDS encoding cupin domain-containing protein, translated as MAIPHAAPGQVIDVRPLGSALRQSLTTTLIKTARLEVIRLVLPAGKEIPPHKVAGEITVHCLEGRVAFTALGRTQELAAGQMLYLPGHELHSLRGLEDASVLVTILL; from the coding sequence ATGGCGATTCCGCATGCCGCTCCGGGCCAGGTCATCGATGTTCGGCCCTTGGGGTCCGCGCTGCGCCAGAGCTTGACGACGACGCTGATCAAGACGGCCCGGCTGGAGGTCATCCGCCTGGTGCTGCCCGCGGGTAAGGAAATCCCGCCGCATAAAGTGGCTGGCGAGATCACGGTGCACTGCCTGGAAGGGCGGGTGGCCTTCACGGCTCTGGGGCGGACCCAGGAGTTGGCGGCGGGCCAGATGCTCTACCTTCCCGGCCACGAGCTGCACTCCTTGCGCGGCCTGGAGGACGCCTCCGTCCTCGTCACCATTTTGCTGTGA
- a CDS encoding carbon storage regulator: MLVLSRKLGEKIYIGDNICITVVDIDRGKIRLGIEAPREVPIYRQELLPLHHQHHPQNAEARQNQDQNLPAAS; encoded by the coding sequence ATGTTAGTACTCAGTCGTAAACTGGGCGAGAAAATCTACATCGGCGACAACATCTGTATCACGGTGGTGGACATCGACCGCGGCAAAATCCGCCTCGGTATCGAAGCGCCCCGTGAAGTGCCTATCTATCGTCAGGAGCTGCTTCCCCTGCATCACCAGCACCATCCTCAGAACGCAGAAGCCCGTCAGAACCAGGACCAGAACCTGCCCGCCGCCTCCTGA
- a CDS encoding DUF1294 domain-containing protein: MSPTAFYGLAAACGVVILALLLAVSGGWHPALAYLAAINLTTLALYSYDKLIAGSSLVRVPESVLQGLAFLGGSPAAFAAQKVLRHKTRKTSFQKTYWTIVFLQLLLIGLIVWLAVRRP, translated from the coding sequence ATGTCGCCGACGGCGTTTTATGGCCTGGCAGCCGCCTGTGGTGTGGTGATCCTCGCCCTCCTCCTGGCCGTCTCTGGCGGTTGGCACCCGGCCCTGGCCTACCTGGCCGCGATCAACCTCACGACGTTGGCCCTCTACAGCTACGACAAACTCATCGCCGGTTCATCCCTGGTCCGCGTCCCGGAAAGCGTCTTGCAGGGGTTGGCCTTCCTCGGCGGTTCCCCCGCCGCTTTCGCCGCCCAAAAAGTCCTGCGCCATAAGACACGCAAAACCTCGTTCCAAAAGACCTATTGGACGATTGTGTTCCTCCAACTCCTCCTCATCGGTCTGATCGTCTGGCTGGCCGTCCGTCGTCCGTAG
- a CDS encoding outer membrane protein assembly factor BamB family protein, with amino-acid sequence MLRRMLLCLTAGVLGGLLVWSAFLSSSNAGQADTQASPPSASQENKENKGNTEKGPSPADKSANPIGSAPGEDITAKVREINSPRYPAPPSQFRVGHAKAMAENRVQLRRQAQGFTLEFPAHAPIPTPTVYEGKLYVGGGFRSRQFYCFDAKTGKPIWAVDLSDDGPSSAVCSDGVVIFNTESCTLFALDANTGKHLWSYWLGDPLTSTPAIANGIVFTSYPCAAQWAGLPQIPNLGPGVPPLPGGPKPAKPPVGGPKPAKPPVGGPKPAKPPVGGPKPADEPSLSGSQPAQTLAGSGQPAPAAGNPPLPRPTHAFIAIELKTGKILWQRWIDSDVISAPVIDEEEVLAATFAGTLYRFQQRDGTIVSARRCGVTSAPTAVGEQVYWTQRADRDRQVAEAVVGAERRNQTLNFAAARQAAPYLDKEVQMRAKLATFAKSLDAGNGLGAGAQQAANAGAAMFNIGQANISALQAFQGSRVLYFRRQLYSAMGDKIVCVDAQTGKEIWERKVDGDLLKEGGYLATAPALAGDRLVVATLKGEVLLLEPSQGKVVKTYTVGHPVRTQPAVVEGRVYVSTFDGRVVCIDTGDAQLTGWFTWGGDMGHTNLSAANPRAK; translated from the coding sequence ATGCTGCGGCGCATGCTGTTGTGCCTGACGGCAGGGGTGCTGGGCGGGCTGTTGGTTTGGTCCGCCTTCCTGTCGTCCTCGAACGCGGGACAAGCCGACACCCAAGCGTCGCCCCCGTCAGCATCTCAGGAGAACAAGGAGAACAAAGGGAACACGGAGAAAGGCCCAAGTCCGGCGGACAAGTCGGCGAACCCGATCGGCTCCGCTCCGGGGGAGGACATCACCGCGAAAGTGCGGGAGATCAATTCGCCGCGTTACCCGGCTCCGCCGAGCCAATTCCGGGTGGGGCATGCGAAGGCGATGGCCGAAAACCGTGTGCAACTCCGACGTCAGGCCCAGGGATTCACGCTGGAGTTTCCCGCCCACGCCCCCATTCCCACGCCGACGGTCTATGAGGGCAAGCTCTACGTAGGTGGCGGCTTCCGCAGCCGACAGTTCTACTGCTTCGATGCCAAGACCGGTAAGCCGATCTGGGCGGTCGATCTGAGCGATGATGGGCCGAGTTCCGCGGTCTGTTCCGACGGCGTCGTGATCTTCAACACGGAATCCTGCACGCTCTTCGCCCTGGATGCCAACACGGGGAAGCATCTGTGGTCCTACTGGCTGGGGGACCCGCTCACGAGCACGCCGGCGATTGCCAACGGCATCGTGTTCACGTCCTACCCCTGCGCGGCGCAATGGGCGGGGCTGCCGCAGATTCCGAACCTTGGGCCGGGAGTCCCGCCGTTACCCGGAGGTCCCAAGCCGGCGAAGCCGCCCGTAGGAGGTCCCAAGCCGGCGAAGCCGCCCGTAGGAGGTCCCAAGCCGGCGAAGCCGCCCGTAGGAGGTCCCAAACCGGCTGATGAGCCGTCCCTCTCCGGTTCCCAGCCGGCCCAGACGCTAGCGGGAAGCGGCCAGCCGGCCCCAGCGGCGGGCAATCCGCCCCTGCCCCGACCGACGCATGCCTTCATCGCTATCGAGTTGAAAACCGGGAAGATTCTCTGGCAGCGCTGGATCGATAGCGACGTGATCTCGGCCCCCGTGATCGATGAGGAGGAAGTGCTGGCGGCGACGTTTGCCGGAACCCTGTACCGCTTCCAGCAACGCGATGGGACGATCGTCTCGGCTCGACGTTGTGGTGTCACCTCGGCTCCGACGGCGGTCGGCGAGCAGGTGTACTGGACCCAGCGGGCGGACCGTGATCGGCAGGTAGCGGAAGCGGTGGTGGGTGCGGAGCGGCGTAACCAAACGCTGAACTTTGCTGCGGCGCGGCAAGCCGCCCCGTATTTGGACAAGGAAGTACAGATGCGTGCCAAATTGGCCACATTCGCCAAATCCCTCGACGCGGGCAACGGTCTAGGCGCCGGTGCCCAGCAAGCCGCCAATGCCGGCGCGGCGATGTTCAATATCGGCCAGGCCAACATTTCCGCTCTCCAGGCCTTCCAGGGTTCGCGCGTGCTGTACTTCCGCCGGCAGCTTTACTCCGCGATGGGGGACAAAATTGTGTGCGTGGACGCCCAAACGGGTAAAGAAATCTGGGAGCGGAAGGTCGACGGGGATTTGCTCAAGGAAGGCGGGTATCTGGCCACCGCCCCCGCGCTCGCCGGGGACCGGCTTGTGGTGGCTACCCTCAAAGGGGAAGTCCTCCTCCTCGAACCGAGCCAGGGAAAAGTCGTGAAGACGTACACCGTGGGGCATCCGGTGCGCACCCAGCCCGCCGTGGTCGAGGGACGGGTTTACGTCAGCACGTTCGATGGCCGCGTCGTCTGCATCGACACAGGGGACGCCCAGCTGACCGGCTGGTTCACCTGGGGCGGCGACATGGGCCACACCAACCTCAGCGCCGCCAACCCCCGCGCCAAGTGA
- a CDS encoding DegT/DnrJ/EryC1/StrS family aminotransferase, which produces MNRRCAGSEERPALLGGRPVRPDGPPLWPGTNAAVEEALRRAAAAGLWGRYHSEQSEALSAELAEFFQVPHVLLCASGTLAVEAALRACGVGAGDEVLLAAYDYEGNFLSVHAVGAVPVLVDVTALSWQLDAELLAAAASPRVKAVICSHLHGGIVDMPAVLELARQRGWYVIEDAAQAIGGQLQGRRLGSWGDIGVVSFGGSKLVAAGRGGALLCHEARLAQRLRLWLRRGPQEWAALSELQAAVVRPQLEQLPARTAQRAARAARLEAALAPFGALRRLAPLETPQTQPAFYKLGWDYDAAAFGLSRAHFLAALQAEGIAIAPGFRALHLHRSPSRYRAATPLRHATAAHHRCVLLHHPVLSGSEEDVLQIAQAVAKIHRYRQELAALPLPAPALSQD; this is translated from the coding sequence ATGAACCGAAGGTGTGCGGGGAGCGAGGAGCGGCCGGCCCTGCTGGGGGGAAGGCCGGTGCGGCCGGACGGCCCGCCCCTCTGGCCGGGCACCAATGCCGCCGTGGAGGAAGCCCTGCGGCGAGCGGCGGCGGCGGGACTGTGGGGACGGTACCACAGCGAGCAGTCCGAGGCGCTCAGCGCGGAGCTGGCCGAGTTTTTCCAGGTGCCGCACGTGCTCCTCTGCGCCAGTGGGACGCTGGCGGTGGAGGCGGCCTTGCGGGCCTGCGGCGTCGGAGCGGGGGATGAAGTCCTGCTAGCCGCCTACGACTACGAGGGGAACTTCCTGAGCGTTCACGCCGTGGGAGCGGTGCCGGTGCTGGTCGATGTCACCGCGTTGTCCTGGCAACTGGATGCGGAGCTGCTGGCGGCGGCGGCCAGCCCCCGCGTCAAAGCGGTGATCTGCTCCCACTTGCACGGCGGCATCGTGGACATGCCCGCGGTGCTGGAGCTAGCCCGGCAGCGAGGGTGGTACGTCATCGAGGATGCAGCCCAGGCCATCGGCGGCCAACTCCAGGGCCGGCGCTTGGGAAGCTGGGGGGACATCGGCGTGGTGAGCTTCGGCGGTTCCAAGCTGGTGGCGGCGGGGCGCGGGGGAGCGTTGCTCTGCCACGAGGCCCGGCTGGCTCAACGCCTGCGCCTGTGGCTGCGTCGCGGACCGCAGGAATGGGCCGCTTTGAGCGAGTTACAAGCCGCCGTGGTGCGCCCGCAGCTTGAGCAACTGCCCGCCCGGACCGCTCAGCGTGCCGCCCGCGCCGCCCGGCTGGAAGCGGCTCTGGCGCCCTTCGGCGCCTTGCGCCGCCTCGCCCCGCTGGAGACACCCCAGACGCAGCCGGCGTTCTACAAGCTCGGCTGGGACTACGACGCCGCCGCCTTCGGCCTGTCCCGCGCCCACTTCCTCGCCGCCCTGCAAGCGGAAGGGATCGCCATCGCTCCCGGCTTCCGTGCCCTGCATCTGCACCGCTCCCCCTCCCGCTACCGCGCCGCTACCCCCCTCCGCCACGCCACCGCGGCCCACCACCGCTGCGTCCTCCTCCACCATCCCGTCCTCAGCGGCTCGGAAGAGGACGTGCTCCAGATTGCCCAGGCCGTGGCCAAAATCCACCGCTACCGCCAGGAGCTGGCCGCCCTGCCCCTCCCCGCCCCCGCTCTGAGCCAGGACTGA
- a CDS encoding FHA domain-containing protein translates to MAESMWLKMRQAREAMAQGRLEEAEERLREPLQKGYWRAFRLARKLAQAYVVRVQRSLCSGQYASAWQDLLRAEELHPGNPSLAELRAKLTEREMRRFRAMLGRRDLEEAVRVLDRLSQRKVSFDLLEPLYELVRDYSQVLQSAQRGQFEEAWQQYKRLAVPEWFTAEYQALREELQQRRAQFESALPRLLQAVRNGDHEAVILAAEQVLAAAPDYRHAQELHVQSWQALRQLPVALASPPSGAGSPRTLTHVPSARSVSALPLSRPTPLPTPARTLPHPPAGIPSRLLLWVHHVGAYLVCLNNGVSIGGHGYDHPPAIPICADLPRCQAEFCFDSEGFWLETSHNNVFLNGRRVQQTSDLLRDGDRITLGDTCELHFLQPHPLFQTAVLRITSGHRLPLAIDAVILMGQQVVLGRHAHAHIPLPRPVNGHSPPGDLCLCRSTEGLGVRVPDGEQFTIRWGQQAQTHSGWGIVHPGSIVEWTFCSFTLETDHDLRL, encoded by the coding sequence ATGGCCGAGTCGATGTGGCTCAAGATGCGACAGGCGCGGGAGGCGATGGCCCAGGGGCGTCTGGAAGAAGCCGAGGAGCGGCTGCGCGAGCCACTACAGAAGGGGTATTGGCGGGCTTTTCGGCTGGCGCGGAAGCTGGCGCAGGCTTATGTGGTGCGGGTTCAGCGGTCGTTGTGCAGCGGCCAGTATGCTTCGGCCTGGCAAGACCTGCTGCGGGCGGAAGAGTTGCATCCCGGCAATCCGAGCTTGGCGGAGCTGCGCGCGAAGTTGACGGAACGGGAGATGCGGCGCTTTCGGGCGATGCTGGGGCGGCGTGATCTGGAGGAGGCGGTCCGCGTGCTCGACCGTCTCAGCCAGCGGAAGGTGTCGTTCGATCTGCTGGAACCGTTGTATGAGTTGGTGCGGGATTATTCGCAGGTGCTTCAGTCCGCGCAGCGTGGGCAGTTCGAGGAGGCCTGGCAGCAGTACAAGCGGCTGGCGGTGCCGGAGTGGTTTACGGCGGAGTATCAAGCGCTGAGGGAGGAGTTGCAGCAGCGGCGGGCGCAGTTTGAGTCGGCCTTGCCTCGGCTGTTGCAGGCCGTCCGCAACGGGGACCATGAGGCGGTGATTCTCGCGGCGGAACAGGTGCTGGCGGCCGCCCCGGATTATCGTCACGCCCAGGAATTGCACGTTCAGAGTTGGCAAGCCTTGCGGCAGTTACCCGTCGCGCTGGCGAGTCCGCCCTCTGGGGCAGGTTCCCCCCGGACTTTGACGCATGTTCCCAGCGCGCGCAGCGTGTCTGCGCTGCCGCTGTCCCGGCCCACGCCCTTGCCAACTCCTGCGCGGACGTTGCCCCATCCGCCGGCGGGCATCCCCTCGCGCCTGCTCTTGTGGGTCCATCACGTCGGGGCGTATCTCGTTTGTTTGAACAATGGGGTCAGCATCGGGGGGCATGGTTACGATCATCCGCCGGCGATTCCGATCTGCGCCGATCTACCCCGCTGCCAGGCGGAGTTTTGCTTCGATAGCGAGGGGTTTTGGCTGGAAACGAGCCATAACAATGTTTTCCTCAACGGTCGGCGGGTGCAGCAGACGTCGGACCTGCTGCGGGATGGGGACCGCATCACCCTGGGGGACACCTGCGAGTTGCATTTTCTCCAGCCCCATCCGCTGTTTCAGACGGCGGTGTTGCGGATCACCAGCGGGCATCGTCTGCCTTTGGCCATCGATGCGGTCATTCTCATGGGTCAGCAGGTGGTCCTGGGGCGGCATGCGCACGCGCACATCCCGCTGCCACGCCCGGTCAACGGGCATTCCCCCCCTGGGGACCTCTGTTTGTGCCGCTCGACGGAGGGCCTGGGCGTCCGCGTCCCGGACGGCGAGCAATTCACCATCCGCTGGGGGCAGCAAGCCCAAACTCACAGCGGCTGGGGCATCGTGCACCCCGGCTCCATCGTCGAGTGGACGTTTTGCAGCTTCACCTTGGAAACCGATCACGACCTGCGGCTCTGA